From one Lotus japonicus ecotype B-129 chromosome 3, LjGifu_v1.2 genomic stretch:
- the LOC130746852 gene encoding seed biotin-containing protein SBP65, which produces MASEQLSRRENTTSERKIQVEKDRVPKMTTHFEHLSLQGNKPPQGSIEALQGGELGKDNAGKAIGDVGGRGKARETHELGAQFESIADKVKDEDRTEKKQSGAANFVQGGAGIEDRGGVRDMGKFELKPEGNAGLVGPDRTKDREVLERRTRVITGGTEDKEKNRAMEKNRALEKGQVVAEKGRMKEGEGRVGAENIPAGMTMRFNRTGEKGETGREEKSEKEREQSEKSYLEELSKYRAQAQQKSNDVISAAQERYERAKQATNEALSSTTQTAQEKTAQAMEKASQAKDTTLEKGQQGYVATKDTLSSAAKTAAEYTAPVAEKAKGYTAQAAEMAKSAGGTTVQFVGENAVQAKDVTVETGKTAAEYAGKVAADLKDKATAVGWTAANYSAELTVEGTKAAANVVEGVAGYAGHKAAELASKSVDTVKGLAAAAGETAKEYTARKKEEAQRELEAKKAAQQQEVEQRPSEGIGETVSQYAQKMMPSGESTQRSQAQGSTGNQEGMGSNVMNTIGETVSNVGEKVKKPFENIAGSQAQGSTGNQEGMGSNVLNTIGETVGSVGEKVKKPFENITGAGRKGTESTDQSAGGKVSETVKKSGENVKKPLENITVGGTEVLGAVGETVGEIGKNLIKSAEKVQEHGQVQQGQEGGVLDAIGETIVEIAQTTKIIVAGEGERESRKHNIIGSESRSSSDRAKHEGVDQSPKSV; this is translated from the exons atggcGTCTGAGCAGTTATCTCGCAGAGAGAACACCACCAGCGAGAGAAAGATTCAAGTTGAGAAGGACAGGGTCCCCAAAATGACCACCCACTTCGAGCACCTCTCCTTGCAAGGCAATAAGCCTCCGCAGGGGAGCATAGAAGCCTTACAGGGCGGTGAACTTGGCAAAGACAACGCCGGGAAAGCCATCGGCGACGTCGGCGGACGTGGCAAAGCAAGAGAAACACACGAACTGGGAGCACAATTCGAGTCCATTGCTGACAAAGTGAAGGACGAAGACCGCACCGAGAAAAAACAGAGTGGCGCTGCAAATTTCGTTCAGGGTGGTGCAGGAATAGAGGATCGTGGCGGTGTTCGTGACATGGGGAAGTTCGAATTGAAACCAGAAGGGAACGCAGGTCTAGTGGGTCCAGATAGAACCAAAGACAGAGAAGTACTCGAAAGAAGAACCAGAGTGATAACCGGAGGAACAGAGgataaagaaaaaaacagagcaaTGGAGAAAAACAGAGCACTTGAGAAAGGGCAAGTAGTGGCGGAGAAAGGAAGAATGAAAGAGGGAGAAGGAAGAGTTGGGGCTGAAAATATCCCTGCAGGGATGACAATGAGATTCAATAGAACTGGTGAGAAAGGAGAAActggaagagaagaaaaatcagaGAAGGAAAGAGAACAGAGTGAAAAGTCTTACTTGGAAGAACTCTCCAAGTACAGAGCACAAGCTCAGCAGAAATCAAACGATGTGATTTCTGCTGCTCAAGAGAGATACGAGAGAGCGAAGCAAGCAACGAACGAGGCACTGAGCAGCACAACGCAAACCGCGCAAGAGAAAACAGCACAAGCAATGGAAAAAGCATCACAAGCAAAGGACACAACACTTGAGAAGGGGCAACAGGGTTACGTAGCGACCAAAGACACGCTGTCCAGCGCGGCGAAAACCGCGGCGGAGTACACTGCTCCGGTGGCGGAGAAGGCAAAAGGGTACACCGCTCAGGCTGCGGAGATGGCAAAGTCTGCAGGCGGCACCACGGTTCAGTTCGTGGGAGAGAATGCGGTGCAGGCTAAGGATGTGACTGTGGAGACTGGGAAGACGGCGGCCGAGTATGCTGGGAAGGTGGCGGCGGATTTGAAGGACAAGGCCACGGCGGTGGGGTGGACTGCGGCGAATTACTCTGCTGAGTTGACGGTGGAGGGGACTAAGGCTGCGGCGAATGTTGTGGAGGGAGTGGCAGGGTATGCAGGTCATAAGGCGGCTGAGCTTGCTTCTAAGTCGGTGGATACTGTTAAGGGTTTGGCTGCTGCTGCTGGTGAGACTGCTAAGGAGTACACTGcaaggaagaaggaggaagcaCAGAGGGAATTGGAGGCCAAAAAAGCTGCACAACAACAG GAAGTTGAGCAAAGGCCATCAGAGGGTATTGGGGAAACTGTAAGCCAATATGCACAAAAGATGATGCCAAGTGGAGAAAGCACTCAGAGGAGCCAAGCACAAGGTAGTACTGGCAATCAAGAGGGGATGGGGAGCAATGTAATGAATACCATTGGAGAAACTGTGAGCAATGTTGGGGAGAAGGTGAAGAAACCATTTGAAAACATCGCTGGAAGCCAAGCACAAGGCAGTACTGGTAATCAAGAGGGAATGGGGAGCAATGTGTTGAACACCATTGGAGAAACAGTGGGCAGTGTCGGGGAAAAGGTGAAGAAGCCATTTGAAAACATCACTGGAGCAGGAAGGAAGGGAACTGAGAGTACTGACCAAAGTGCAGGGGGGAAGGTAAGTGAGACAGTGAAAAAGAGTGGTGAGAACGTGAAGAAACCACTAGAGAACATCACTGTAGGAGGAACAGAGGTTTTAGGAGCAGTAGGTGAAACTGTGGGTGAGATTGGGAAAAACTTGATTAAATCAGCagagaaagttcaggaacaTGGTCAAGTTCAACAAGGACAAGAGGGTGGTGTGCTGGATGCTATTGGTGAAACCATAGTAGAGATCGCGCAGACAACTAAAATCATTGTTGCTGGTGAGGGGGAAAGAGAGTCAAGGAAACATAACATTATTGGGTCAGAATCTCGCTCAAGTTCTGATCGTGCCAAGCATGAAGGTGTTGATCAATCACCAAAGAGTGTTTAA
- the LOC130746851 gene encoding adenylate-forming reductase 06235, giving the protein MGEASSEMKIARFSSCRGVAFEINPNKASPFAIESPPKKQDRTGTWLWLPWTSRNNSFKVLPHSHNTISPTRSRASSSHFCDIDIDDADDLELELEFLAEVQDIEKRTEKANGVVKADPSRRSSKSRLSIILFDQGFTVYKWLFLVSLTLNLVALSLSAAGYFPYAEKKAALFSIGNILALTLCRSEAVLRIVFWFTVKTIGRSFVPLRMKTATTSFLQSIGGIHSGCGVSSIAWLVYSLVLTLKNRDKTSPEIVGVAFTILSLISLSSLAAFPLFRHLHHNVFERIHRFSGWMALILLWLFILLTISYDPSSKTYDLTISKVIKKQECWLTLAITILIVIPWISVRKVPVSVSAPSGHASLIKFEGGVQAGLLGRISPSPLSEWHAFGIISDGKKDHMMLAGAVGDFTKSLVSNPPKHLWVRAIHFAGLPYLVNLYQRVLLVATGSGICVFLSFLLQKSHADVCLIWVAKDIELNFGKEMRELVDRYPKEKVVVHDTAVSGRPNVADMSVNAAIKWNVEVVIVTSNPEGSRDVVRACNRAKIPAFGPIWDS; this is encoded by the coding sequence ATGGgagaagcatcatcagagatgaaGATAGCCAGGTTCTCAAGCTGTCGTGGTGTTGCATTTGAGATCAATCCAAACAAAGCCAGCCCCTTCGCAATAGAATCACCACCAAAAAAACAGGACAGAACAGGAACATGGCTCTGGCTTCCTTGGACTTCTCGAAACAACTCCTTCAAGGTTCTTCCTCATTCACACAACACTATTAGTCCAACTCGGAGCAGGGCTAGTAGCAGCCACTTCTGTGacattgatattgatgatgctGATGATCTTGAACTTGAGCTTGAGTTCCTTGCTGAAGTTCAGGACATAGAGAAAAGAACAGAGAAAGCAAATGGAGTTGTTAAAGCTGATCCATCAAGGAGAAGTTCAAAATCAAGGCTCTCCATAATCCTGTTTGACCAGGGATTCACAGTGTACAAATGGCTTTTCCTGGTTTCATTGACATTGAATTTGGTGGCACTGTCTCTTTCAGCTGCAGGGTACTTCCCATATGCAGAGAAAAAGGCTGCACTTTTCTCAATTGGCAACATTCTAGCTCTCACACTCTGTAGAAGTGAAGCAGTTTTGAGGATTGTTTTCTGGTTCACTGTGAAGACAATTGGGAGGTCCTTTGTACCTCTTAGAATGAAAACTGCTACCACTTCATTCCTTCAAAGCATTGGAGGAATCCACAGTGGTTGTGGTGTTTCCTCTATAGCATGGCTTGTTTATTCCCTTGTTCTGACTCTGAAGAACAGAGACAAAACTTCCCCTGAGATTGTTGGTGTTGCATTCACCATCCTCAGCCTTATCTCACTATCGTCCCTTGCAGCTTTCCCTCTTTTCCGCCATCTCCACCACAATGTCTTCGAGCGAATCCACCGATTCTCAGGGTGGATGGCCCTGATTCTCCTCTGGCTGTTCATTCTTCTGACCATTAGTTATGATCCTAGTTCAAAGACTTATGATTTGACCATTTCTAAGGTAATCAAGAAGCAAGAGTGCTGGCTCACTTTGGCAATCACAATTCTCATTGTGATTCCTTGGATCAGTGTTAGAAAGGTACCAGTTAGTGTTTCAGCACCATCAGGGCATGCTTCTTTAATCAAATTTGAAGGTGGTGTTCAAGCAGGGTTACTAGGTAGAATTAGTCCTTCACCTTTATCAGAATGGCATGCTTTTGGAATCATATCTGATGGGAAGAAAGATCACATGATGCTAGCTGGTGCAGTTGGTGATTTCACCAAATCCTTGGTTTCTAACCCACCTAAGCATCTTTGGGTTCGTGCAATTCACTTTGCAGGCTTGCCTTATTTGGTGAACTTGTATCAGAGAGTGTTGTTGGTGGCCACAGGTTCAGGGATTTGTGTGTTCTTGTCATTTCTTCTGCAGAAAAGCCATGCTGATGTATGCTTGATATGGGTGGCTAAGGATATTGAATTGAACTTTGGGAAGGAGATGAGAGAATTGGTGGACAGATATCCGAAGGAGAAGGTGGTGGTTCATGACACGGCGGTTTCTGGTCGCCCCAATGTGGCGGATATGAGCGTGAATGCTGCAATTAAGTGGAATGTTGAAGTGGTTATTGTTACTAGCAACCCTGAGGGTAGTAGAGATGTGGTTAGAGCTTGCAATAGGGCTAAGATTCCTGCCTTTGGTCCCATTTGGGATTCCTGA